One genomic region from Prochlorococcus marinus CUG1433 encodes:
- the rplV gene encoding 50S ribosomal protein L22, with amino-acid sequence MTKTPETTKTAIAHGNYVRGSASKVRRVLDQIRGRSYREALIMLEFMPYRSTDPITKVLRSAVANAEHNLGMDPSTLVISSAWANSGPVMKRYRPRAQGRAFSIKKQSCHISISVESAPTQTNAEVQN; translated from the coding sequence ATGACAAAAACACCTGAAACAACAAAAACAGCAATTGCTCATGGGAATTATGTTCGCGGTTCAGCCTCTAAAGTGAGAAGAGTTTTGGATCAAATAAGGGGTAGGTCTTATAGAGAGGCATTGATTATGTTGGAATTTATGCCTTACAGATCTACAGACCCCATCACTAAAGTTCTGAGATCTGCGGTTGCCAATGCCGAACATAACCTTGGAATGGATCCATCCACCTTAGTTATTTCTTCTGCATGGGCTAATAGTGGTCCAGTAATGAAAAGGTATAGGCCCAGAGCTCAAGGTCGAGCTTTTTCAATTAAAAAACAGTCTTGCCATATCAGTATTTCTGTTGAATCTGCTCCTACTCAAACTAATGCGGAGGTACAAAACTAA
- the rpsC gene encoding 30S ribosomal protein S3, with translation MGHKIHPSGLRLGITQEHRSKWFATSKTYPILLQEDFKIRSFIQKKYVAAGISDVLIARKADQLELELKTARPGVIVGRQGSGIEELRSGIQKTIGDRTRQVRINVVEVERVDADAFLLAEYIAQQLEKRVAFRRTIRMALQRAQRAGVLGLKIQVGGRLNGAEIARTEWTREGRVPLHTLRAEIDYATREANTTYGVLGIKVWVFKGEVLPKEEQTIPVGASPKRKASRRPQQFEDRSNENS, from the coding sequence ATGGGACATAAAATACATCCTTCTGGACTAAGATTAGGAATTACACAAGAGCATCGCTCTAAGTGGTTTGCTACTTCTAAAACATATCCAATTCTTCTCCAAGAAGATTTTAAAATTCGTTCCTTTATACAAAAAAAATATGTAGCAGCAGGAATTAGCGATGTTTTAATAGCTAGAAAAGCTGACCAACTGGAACTTGAATTAAAAACAGCAAGACCAGGCGTTATAGTTGGAAGACAAGGAAGTGGGATTGAAGAATTAAGATCTGGCATTCAAAAAACTATAGGTGATAGAACAAGGCAAGTTAGAATAAACGTCGTAGAAGTTGAACGCGTAGATGCTGATGCCTTTTTACTAGCTGAATATATTGCGCAACAACTTGAAAAAAGAGTCGCCTTCAGAAGAACTATAAGGATGGCCTTACAAAGGGCTCAAAGGGCTGGAGTTTTAGGTCTTAAAATTCAAGTTGGGGGAAGGTTGAATGGTGCTGAAATAGCTAGAACTGAATGGACTAGAGAAGGTAGAGTTCCATTACATACATTGAGAGCTGAAATTGATTATGCAACACGTGAAGCTAATACAACTTACGGTGTTCTAGGCATTAAAGTTTGGGTTTTCAAAGGTGAAGTTCTTCCTAAAGAAGAACAAACTATCCCTGTGGGTGCGAGCCCTAAGAGGAAAGCTAGTAGAAGACCTCAGCAATTTGAGGATCGTTCAAATGAGAATTCATAG
- the rplP gene encoding 50S ribosomal protein L16 — MLSPKRTKFRKQHRGRMRGVASKGNTIAFGQFALQAQDCGWVTARQIEASRRAMTRYIKRGGQIWIRIFPDKPVTMRPAETRMGSGKGNPEFWVAVVKPGRILFEMGGEDITEETAKEAMRLAQYKLPVKTKFISIDKNQENSSQENTKNSKKSQEEVKQ, encoded by the coding sequence ATGCTTAGTCCAAAACGTACTAAATTCCGTAAACAACATAGAGGCAGAATGAGGGGTGTGGCCTCAAAAGGTAATACTATCGCATTCGGTCAATTTGCTCTCCAAGCTCAAGACTGTGGCTGGGTAACTGCACGTCAGATTGAAGCAAGCAGAAGGGCAATGACCAGATATATCAAACGTGGTGGTCAAATCTGGATAAGAATATTTCCTGATAAACCTGTAACCATGAGACCTGCAGAAACCAGAATGGGTTCTGGTAAAGGTAATCCAGAGTTTTGGGTCGCAGTTGTAAAACCTGGAAGAATACTTTTTGAAATGGGTGGTGAGGATATCACTGAGGAAACTGCAAAGGAAGCTATGCGTCTGGCTCAATATAAACTTCCTGTAAAAACTAAATTTATCTCTATTGATAAAAATCAAGAAAATTCCTCCCAAGAAAATACAAAAAATAGTAAAAAATCTCAAGAGGAGGTTAAACAATGA
- a CDS encoding 50S ribosomal protein L29 — protein MKNSESLKEFKKLNSEQITEKIDQLRKDLFDLRFKQATRQLNETHKFKIIKKQVAQLLTLSKSQSASKTTSD, from the coding sequence ATGAAAAACTCAGAGTCACTTAAGGAATTTAAAAAATTAAATTCTGAACAAATTACTGAAAAGATTGACCAATTACGAAAAGATCTTTTTGATTTGAGATTCAAGCAAGCTACAAGACAGCTCAATGAAACTCATAAATTTAAAATTATCAAGAAACAAGTTGCGCAATTACTCACTCTCAGTAAGAGTCAATCTGCTTCTAAAACAACTTCTGATTAA
- the rpsQ gene encoding 30S ribosomal protein S17, with protein sequence MALKERIGTVVSDKMDKTVVVAVINRYPHPTYKKIVSRTTRYKAHDPENTCVLGDRVKIRETRPLSAHKRWAVEEILNKTIQAKEVKK encoded by the coding sequence ATGGCACTTAAAGAAAGAATTGGTACTGTTGTCAGCGACAAAATGGATAAAACAGTTGTTGTTGCGGTTATTAACAGATATCCACATCCCACTTATAAAAAAATTGTAAGTAGAACTACACGATATAAGGCGCATGATCCAGAAAATACATGTGTTTTAGGTGATCGAGTTAAAATTAGAGAAACTAGACCGCTCAGTGCTCATAAAAGATGGGCAGTTGAAGAGATTCTCAATAAAACAATTCAGGCTAAGGAGGTTAAAAAATGA
- the rplN gene encoding 50S ribosomal protein L14, with amino-acid sequence MIQQETYLTVADNSGAKRLQCIRVLGSNRRYAHVGDVIVATVKDALPNMGVKKSEVVKAVIVRTKATLRRNTGNSIRFDDNAAVLINEDKNPKGTRVFGPVARELRDKNYTKIVSLAPEVI; translated from the coding sequence ATGATTCAACAAGAAACTTATTTAACAGTTGCCGATAATAGCGGAGCAAAAAGACTCCAATGTATTAGGGTTTTAGGTTCTAATAGAAGGTATGCGCATGTCGGAGATGTAATCGTAGCAACTGTAAAAGATGCACTACCTAACATGGGAGTTAAGAAATCTGAAGTTGTTAAAGCTGTTATTGTCAGGACTAAAGCAACATTAAGAAGAAATACTGGTAATTCAATCAGATTTGATGACAATGCAGCAGTATTGATTAATGAAGATAAGAATCCAAAAGGTACGAGAGTCTTTGGTCCTGTAGCCAGAGAACTGCGGGATAAAAATTATACAAAGATTGTTTCTCTTGCTCCGGAGGTGATTTAA
- a CDS encoding 50S ribosomal protein L24: MLDSLKQKKNFQRIKMRIKTGDLVKVINGKEKGKTGEVLKTIPLENRVVVKGINLRTKHVKPTQEGETGRILTEEASLHASNVMFYSKDKNLTSKIEYFIDKEGVKKRRLKKTGEVID, translated from the coding sequence ATGTTGGATTCATTAAAGCAAAAGAAAAATTTCCAGAGAATAAAAATGAGAATTAAAACTGGAGATTTGGTAAAAGTAATTAATGGCAAAGAAAAAGGGAAAACTGGTGAGGTTTTAAAAACTATCCCTCTTGAAAATAGAGTAGTTGTAAAAGGAATTAACCTTAGGACTAAACATGTCAAACCAACTCAGGAAGGAGAAACTGGAAGAATACTTACAGAAGAAGCATCTTTACATGCATCAAATGTAATGTTCTATTCAAAGGATAAAAATCTTACAAGTAAGATTGAATACTTTATTGATAAAGAGGGGGTTAAGAAAAGAAGATTGAAGAAAACTGGTGAAGTAATTGATTAA
- the rplE gene encoding 50S ribosomal protein L5 codes for MTLKNRYKESIRPKLLKDLGLKNIHQVPKVVKVNVNRGLGEAASNSKALEASLNEMATITGQKALVTRAKKAIAGFKIREGMPIGCTVTLRGDRMYSFLERFINLALPRIRDFRGVNPKSFDGRGNYTVGVKEQLIFPEISFDKIDSIRGMDITIVTSAKSDQEGKALLQELGMPFSKN; via the coding sequence ATGACTCTAAAAAATCGCTACAAAGAATCAATAAGACCAAAACTTTTAAAGGACCTTGGTCTTAAAAATATTCATCAAGTACCTAAAGTTGTCAAAGTCAACGTTAACAGAGGACTTGGTGAGGCAGCTTCAAATTCGAAAGCTCTAGAAGCCTCTTTAAATGAAATGGCAACAATTACAGGACAAAAGGCCCTTGTAACTAGGGCTAAAAAAGCTATCGCGGGTTTTAAAATTCGTGAGGGCATGCCGATTGGTTGTACTGTCACTTTAAGAGGAGACAGGATGTATTCCTTTTTGGAGAGATTTATAAATCTAGCTCTACCAAGAATAAGAGACTTCAGGGGAGTTAACCCAAAAAGTTTCGATGGTAGAGGGAATTATACCGTTGGAGTGAAAGAGCAATTGATTTTTCCTGAAATCTCTTTTGATAAAATAGATTCAATAAGAGGTATGGATATAACTATTGTCACTAGTGCAAAATCAGATCAAGAAGGTAAAGCTCTTTTGCAGGAGTTAGGAATGCCTTTTAGTAAGAATTAA
- the rpsH gene encoding 30S ribosomal protein S8, giving the protein MSNHDPISDMLTRIRNASQKKHTTTAIPGSKMSLSIAKVLQKEGFISDINEEGEGYKSQIILGLKYSGKNKFPTIRSMQRVSKPGLRIYKNTRGLPKVLGGLGVAIISTSKGVMSDRDARKQGIGGEVLCYVY; this is encoded by the coding sequence ATGTCAAATCACGATCCTATTTCAGATATGCTTACTCGAATTAGAAATGCGAGTCAAAAAAAGCATACAACCACAGCAATCCCAGGTTCAAAAATGTCCTTAAGTATCGCCAAAGTGCTTCAAAAAGAGGGATTTATTTCTGATATTAATGAGGAAGGTGAAGGTTATAAATCACAAATAATACTCGGTCTCAAATATAGTGGTAAAAATAAATTTCCTACTATCCGATCTATGCAAAGAGTTAGTAAACCTGGTTTGAGAATATATAAAAATACTAGAGGTTTACCAAAAGTCCTTGGAGGTCTTGGAGTTGCCATAATTTCAACTTCTAAGGGCGTTATGAGTGATCGCGATGCTAGAAAGCAAGGTATTGGCGGTGAAGTCCTCTGCTATGTTTATTAA
- the rplF gene encoding 50S ribosomal protein L6, with translation MSRIGKTPVLIPEKVTVDFDGLTVTVKGPKGELKRLMPEGVSFDKKDNTVVVSPTTTKIYSRQRHGLCRALIANMVEGVTQGFSKKLEIVGVGSRAQVKGKNLVVSAGYSHPVEMIPPDGITYKVESNTNVTVSGIDKEIVGNEAAKIRSIRPPEPYKGKGIKYHDERILRKAGKSGKK, from the coding sequence ATGTCAAGAATCGGAAAAACACCAGTACTTATTCCAGAGAAAGTTACAGTTGATTTTGATGGATTAACAGTTACAGTGAAGGGCCCAAAGGGTGAGTTAAAACGTCTCATGCCTGAGGGAGTTAGTTTTGATAAGAAAGATAACACTGTTGTCGTAAGTCCTACTACAACCAAAATATATTCAAGGCAGAGACATGGTTTATGTAGAGCCTTAATTGCAAATATGGTTGAAGGGGTTACTCAAGGTTTTTCAAAGAAACTAGAAATTGTTGGCGTTGGATCAAGAGCACAAGTAAAAGGTAAAAACCTAGTTGTTAGTGCAGGATATAGTCATCCTGTAGAAATGATCCCCCCTGATGGTATAACATACAAAGTTGAGAGTAATACAAACGTTACCGTATCTGGAATTGATAAGGAAATTGTTGGTAATGAAGCAGCAAAAATCAGATCAATTAGACCTCCAGAGCCATATAAAGGAAAAGGAATTAAATACCATGACGAGAGAATTCTCAGAAAAGCTGGTAAATCTGGCAAAAAATAA
- a CDS encoding 50S ribosomal protein L18, which translates to MTKLSRKLQTQKRHRRLRRFLIGDATRPRLSVFRSNNHIYAQVIDDSSQKTICSASTIDKELREKSEKLSADCNSSSIVGKLLAKRAIKKGIKQVIFDRGGNLYHGRVKALADAAREAGLEF; encoded by the coding sequence ATGACCAAACTTTCCAGGAAATTACAAACCCAAAAAAGACATAGAAGATTAAGGAGATTCTTAATTGGAGATGCAACGCGTCCTAGATTATCTGTTTTTCGCTCTAATAACCATATTTATGCTCAGGTCATAGATGATAGCTCTCAAAAAACTATTTGCTCAGCTTCAACTATTGATAAGGAACTGAGAGAAAAATCTGAGAAATTATCTGCTGATTGTAATTCTTCTTCCATTGTTGGAAAATTATTAGCAAAGAGAGCGATAAAAAAAGGTATTAAGCAAGTAATTTTTGACCGTGGAGGTAACTTATATCACGGTAGAGTAAAGGCACTTGCAGACGCTGCTCGTGAAGCTGGCCTAGAATTCTAA
- the rpsE gene encoding 30S ribosomal protein S5 produces MTDTPTKQEIQSKNDNVPGAMPVEQKKNNRNDRKRGRKGDSKNLERDSDWQERVVQIRRVSKTVKGGKKMSFRAIVVVGNEKGQVGVGVGKAGDVIGAVRKGVSDGKKNLVRVPLTPNNSIPTLSKGRDGAANVLIRPAAPGTGVIAGGSIRTVLELAGIKNVLAKRLGSKTPLNNARAAMVALSQLRTHKSASRERGISLEQLYS; encoded by the coding sequence ATGACTGACACTCCAACCAAACAAGAAATTCAATCCAAGAACGATAACGTTCCTGGAGCTATGCCCGTAGAACAAAAAAAGAATAATCGTAATGATAGAAAAAGAGGTAGAAAAGGTGATTCGAAAAATCTAGAGAGAGATTCTGATTGGCAAGAAAGGGTTGTTCAAATTCGACGCGTTTCTAAAACTGTTAAAGGTGGAAAAAAAATGAGCTTTAGAGCAATTGTTGTTGTGGGAAATGAGAAAGGCCAAGTTGGAGTTGGAGTTGGTAAAGCAGGGGATGTCATAGGTGCGGTGAGAAAGGGAGTTTCAGATGGCAAAAAGAATCTTGTTAGGGTTCCTTTAACTCCAAATAATTCAATACCTACTTTATCTAAGGGTCGAGATGGTGCTGCTAATGTACTAATTAGACCTGCTGCCCCAGGTACAGGTGTAATTGCTGGTGGTTCAATAAGAACAGTTTTAGAATTAGCCGGCATAAAAAATGTCTTAGCAAAAAGATTGGGTAGTAAAACACCATTGAATAATGCAAGAGCTGCTATGGTGGCTCTTTCTCAATTAAGAACACACAAATCCGCCTCAAGGGAAAGAGGCATCTCACTTGAACAGCTCTATTCTTGA
- a CDS encoding 50S ribosomal protein L15: MTSTLNTLKSNSGSRKKKLRKGRGIAAGQGASCGFGMRGQKSRSGRPTRPGFEGGQMPLYRRVPKLKHFEIINQKNFSIINLEKLNEFKENDTVNLDSLVKKGLIFKPKFPLKILGNGNINVKLKVQAHAFTKVAKQKIEDAGGSCELINSK; encoded by the coding sequence ATGACTTCAACATTAAATACACTTAAATCAAACTCTGGTTCGAGAAAGAAAAAATTAAGAAAGGGAAGAGGTATTGCAGCCGGTCAGGGTGCATCATGTGGTTTTGGAATGAGAGGACAAAAGTCACGTTCTGGCAGACCTACACGCCCAGGTTTTGAAGGAGGTCAAATGCCTCTTTACAGAAGAGTTCCAAAATTAAAGCATTTTGAAATAATTAATCAAAAGAATTTTTCGATAATTAATTTAGAAAAATTAAATGAATTCAAAGAAAACGATACTGTTAACCTAGACTCATTAGTGAAGAAAGGATTGATCTTCAAGCCAAAATTTCCTTTAAAAATTCTTGGAAATGGAAATATTAATGTAAAACTAAAAGTCCAAGCTCACGCATTCACAAAAGTCGCAAAACAAAAAATTGAGGACGCTGGTGGATCCTGCGAGCTTATAAATAGTAAATAA
- the secY gene encoding preprotein translocase subunit SecY, whose product MFVNKSRNPNASEILSQLFLNKELRSRVLTTLGLLLLVRLGIYIPMPGIDRVAFKSFIDQGGQLIGFLDIFTGGGISTLGIFALGILPFINASIIIQLLTASLPVLEDLQKNEGEAGRRKIAQITRYVSLGWGFLQSIIFSLILRQYAIQGISETTFVLQTSIALVTGSMLVMWFSEIITEKGIGQGASLVIFLNIVSTLPKALSSTIEKAQTGDRGDVLGIVVLLGVFLLTIVGIIFVQEGARRIPIVSAKRQIGNSTLLPTRQSYLPLKLNAGGVMPIIFASALIFLPITIANVTGNPVLIKLASSLNPGSSNPWPYALTFFSLILGFSYFYASLTINPVDVASNLKKGGVAIPGVRPGTNTAKYLSGIQNRLTLLGGLFLGSVAIIPAAVERATNVQTFQGLGATSLLILVGVAIDTAKQIQTYVISQRYEGLINN is encoded by the coding sequence ATGTTTGTCAACAAAAGTAGAAATCCTAACGCTTCTGAAATACTCTCCCAGTTATTTTTAAATAAAGAGCTAAGGAGTAGAGTTTTAACAACTTTAGGTCTTCTTCTTTTAGTAAGACTTGGCATCTACATTCCTATGCCTGGTATTGACAGAGTTGCTTTCAAAAGTTTCATAGATCAAGGTGGTCAATTAATAGGTTTTTTAGATATTTTTACTGGCGGAGGAATTTCAACCTTAGGAATATTTGCATTAGGCATACTTCCTTTTATTAACGCATCAATTATTATTCAGCTTCTCACAGCTTCATTGCCTGTTCTTGAAGATTTACAAAAAAATGAAGGAGAAGCGGGTAGAAGAAAAATTGCTCAGATAACTAGATATGTGTCTTTGGGGTGGGGTTTTTTGCAGAGTATTATTTTTTCTTTAATTCTTAGACAATATGCTATTCAGGGTATTAGTGAAACTACATTTGTTTTGCAAACATCCATTGCCCTAGTTACTGGCTCAATGTTGGTTATGTGGTTTAGTGAGATTATCACTGAGAAAGGGATAGGTCAAGGAGCTTCATTAGTAATTTTTTTAAATATTGTTTCGACTTTACCCAAGGCTTTAAGTTCAACTATTGAAAAAGCTCAAACTGGCGATCGAGGAGATGTTTTAGGGATAGTGGTTTTGCTTGGAGTGTTTTTATTGACAATTGTTGGGATAATTTTTGTCCAAGAGGGAGCAAGACGTATTCCTATTGTTAGCGCAAAAAGGCAAATAGGAAATTCAACATTACTTCCAACTAGACAAAGTTATTTGCCTTTGAAATTAAATGCAGGAGGAGTTATGCCCATTATATTCGCATCTGCTTTAATTTTTTTGCCAATAACTATTGCAAATGTTACGGGTAATCCAGTTTTAATCAAATTAGCGAGTAGTTTAAATCCTGGATCATCTAATCCATGGCCATATGCTTTGACATTCTTCTCCTTAATTTTGGGATTCTCATATTTTTATGCATCTCTAACAATTAATCCAGTAGATGTAGCTTCAAATTTAAAGAAAGGAGGAGTAGCTATACCGGGAGTAAGACCTGGAACTAATACAGCCAAGTACTTATCTGGGATACAAAATAGATTGACTTTGTTAGGAGGATTATTTTTGGGATCAGTAGCTATAATTCCAGCTGCAGTTGAGAGAGCTACGAATGTCCAAACTTTTCAAGGATTAGGGGCAACTTCGCTACTTATTCTTGTGGGTGTTGCTATTGATACTGCTAAGCAAATTCAAACTTATGTTATTTCTCAAAGGTATGAGGGATTAATTAACAATTAA
- a CDS encoding adenylate kinase has translation MKKHLLFLGAPGAGKGTQAELLSQTNSYLHLSTGELLRKEIEMNTLLGKRVKDIINRGELVSDELVLKIVKQNLDKDNNGWILDGYPRNLSQANSLNKVLIEINQPLEVVFYLDIPEEVLIKRLLLRGRKDDTEETIRTRVEIYKKTTEPLIQYFKDLSLLEYIDADRDLKTISHEIKLKMA, from the coding sequence ATGAAAAAACATTTATTATTTTTAGGAGCTCCTGGCGCAGGGAAAGGGACTCAGGCGGAATTACTAAGTCAAACTAATTCTTACTTGCACTTATCTACAGGTGAATTATTAAGAAAAGAAATAGAAATGAATACTCTTCTTGGTAAACGAGTAAAAGATATCATTAATCGGGGGGAACTAGTTAGTGACGAACTTGTGTTAAAAATAGTAAAACAAAATTTAGATAAGGATAATAATGGTTGGATTTTAGATGGCTATCCAAGAAATTTATCCCAAGCAAATTCACTAAATAAGGTCTTAATTGAAATAAATCAACCTTTAGAAGTTGTTTTTTACTTAGATATTCCCGAAGAAGTTTTAATTAAGCGCTTACTTTTAAGAGGGAGAAAAGACGATACTGAAGAGACCATTAGAACAAGAGTTGAAATATATAAAAAAACTACTGAACCATTAATTCAATATTTTAAAGATCTTTCACTGCTTGAGTATATTGATGCAGATAGAGATTTAAAAACCATTTCTCATGAAATCAAACTAAAAATGGCTTGA
- the rpmJ gene encoding 50S ribosomal protein L36: MKVRSSVKKISPDDQIVRRRGKIYVINKKRPRNKQRQG; the protein is encoded by the coding sequence ATGAAGGTCAGATCTTCAGTCAAAAAAATTAGTCCTGACGATCAGATCGTGAGGAGAAGAGGTAAAATCTATGTTATTAACAAGAAAAGACCTCGCAATAAACAGCGTCAGGGTTAA
- the rpsM gene encoding 30S ribosomal protein S13 — MARIAGIDIPREKRVEIALTYVYGIGLTRSKQILVNAGVNPDVRVKDLSDSDVQKLRGASEEFTLEGDLRRKEGMALKRLQDIGCVRGRRHRMSLPVRGQRTRTNARTRRGSRKTVAGRKK, encoded by the coding sequence GTGGCCAGGATTGCAGGAATTGACATACCTCGCGAAAAGCGAGTTGAAATTGCACTTACATACGTATATGGAATTGGTTTAACAAGATCAAAGCAAATTCTTGTTAATGCAGGGGTAAACCCAGATGTTCGTGTCAAAGATCTTTCGGATTCTGATGTGCAAAAACTTAGAGGTGCTTCAGAGGAATTCACTTTAGAGGGAGACTTAAGAAGAAAAGAGGGAATGGCACTAAAAAGACTTCAAGATATAGGGTGCGTAAGAGGAAGAAGGCATAGAATGAGTCTTCCAGTAAGAGGTCAAAGAACTAGAACTAATGCAAGAACAAGAAGGGGTTCAAGGAAAACAGTTGCTGGAAGAAAAAAATAA
- the rpsK gene encoding 30S ribosomal protein S11: MAATVKKTGSKKSKRNVPNGVVHIQSTFNNTIVSITDTSGHVISWSSAGASGFKGARKGTPFAAQTAAEAAARRALDQGMRQIEVLVRGPGSGRETAIRALQVAGLEITLIRDVTPLPHNGCRRPKRRRV; encoded by the coding sequence ATGGCAGCCACAGTAAAAAAAACAGGTTCAAAGAAATCCAAACGTAATGTACCAAATGGTGTGGTACATATTCAAAGCACATTCAATAATACTATCGTTTCAATTACTGACACCTCTGGTCATGTTATCTCTTGGTCTTCTGCAGGTGCCAGTGGATTTAAGGGGGCTCGGAAAGGTACTCCTTTTGCTGCTCAAACAGCAGCTGAAGCTGCGGCTAGGAGAGCACTTGATCAAGGCATGAGACAAATAGAAGTATTAGTTAGAGGTCCTGGCTCAGGTAGGGAAACGGCCATAAGAGCTTTACAAGTGGCCGGTTTAGAAATAACTCTAATAAGAGATGTAACTCCGTTACCTCATAATGGATGTAGAAGACCGAAACGGAGACGCGTTTAG
- a CDS encoding DNA-directed RNA polymerase subunit alpha encodes MLQYQIDRIDHQISDDRSQTGTFLIGPLERGQATTLGNSLRRVLMGGLEGSAVTAVRIAGINHEYATIPGVREDVLDILLNCKQLSINSSNPELEIGRLVATGPMEVKANDIQFSSQVEIVDGEKPIATIQEGHNLELEIHVERGVGYRPVDRKNEETTAIDLLQIDAVFMPVKRVNFTIDETAVAEGGTGRERLKMEVVTDGSTSPDDAIAEAANQLIELFQPLATVTMVEEIPEEPEPSPEAQIPLEELNLSVRAYNCLKRAQVNSVSDLMGFSYEDLLEIKNFGSKSADEVIEALERIGISIPQSRTSV; translated from the coding sequence GTGTTGCAATACCAGATTGACAGAATCGACCATCAAATTTCAGATGATCGCTCCCAAACAGGAACTTTTTTAATTGGACCTCTTGAAAGAGGACAAGCTACAACTTTGGGTAATTCTCTTAGAAGAGTCCTGATGGGAGGACTTGAAGGGAGTGCAGTGACTGCAGTAAGAATAGCAGGAATTAATCATGAATATGCCACTATTCCAGGAGTTAGAGAGGACGTTTTAGATATTCTCCTCAATTGTAAGCAACTATCAATTAATAGTTCTAATCCAGAACTCGAAATTGGTAGGTTGGTGGCAACTGGTCCAATGGAGGTGAAGGCGAATGATATTCAATTCTCATCTCAAGTTGAAATTGTGGATGGCGAAAAACCGATCGCCACTATCCAGGAAGGCCATAATTTAGAGTTGGAAATCCATGTTGAAAGAGGTGTTGGATATAGACCTGTCGATCGTAAGAATGAAGAGACAACTGCTATTGATTTACTTCAAATAGATGCTGTATTTATGCCAGTGAAGAGAGTTAATTTTACGATTGATGAAACTGCTGTAGCAGAGGGCGGTACAGGTAGAGAAAGATTAAAAATGGAAGTTGTAACAGATGGATCAACAAGTCCTGATGATGCTATTGCTGAAGCCGCAAATCAATTAATTGAACTCTTTCAGCCCCTTGCTACTGTTACAATGGTTGAGGAAATTCCTGAAGAACCAGAACCATCTCCCGAAGCTCAAATTCCTCTTGAAGAACTAAACTTGTCCGTTAGAGCATATAATTGTCTAAAAAGGGCACAAGTTAACTCGGTTTCAGATTTAATGGGCTTTAGCTACGAAGATCTTCTTGAAATTAAGAACTTTGGCTCTAAATCTGCGGATGAGGTTATTGAAGCTCTTGAGCGTATCGGAATTTCAATTCCACAAAGTAGGACCTCTGTTTAA
- the rplQ gene encoding 50S ribosomal protein L17, giving the protein MRHQLRIPLLSKPADQRKALLRGLTTQLIREGRVTTTKARAKALRNEAERMITLAKEGTLASRRRAIGYIYDKKLVHSLFEKAKERYGDRNGGYTRIVRTVSRKGDNAQMAIIELV; this is encoded by the coding sequence ATGCGACATCAACTTAGAATTCCATTATTGAGTAAACCTGCTGACCAGAGGAAAGCACTTTTAAGAGGTTTGACTACACAACTAATTAGAGAAGGTAGAGTAACTACTACAAAAGCGAGGGCAAAAGCTTTAAGAAACGAAGCTGAAAGGATGATTACTCTCGCTAAAGAAGGTACTTTGGCTTCTAGGAGAAGAGCTATTGGATATATTTATGATAAAAAACTAGTTCATTCATTATTTGAAAAAGCAAAGGAAAGATATGGAGATAGAAATGGTGGTTATACAAGAATAGTTAGAACCGTTTCTAGAAAAGGTGATAACGCTCAGATGGCTATTATTGAACTTGTTTAA